From Mycolicibacterium nivoides, a single genomic window includes:
- the phnE gene encoding phosphonate ABC transporter, permease protein PhnE — translation MSTDLTERPAPSAPPVPERRPLPGLLHLVAVAAVLATIVAAWSIDFAPATLLDGFDEVVALLERMIPPRLDDPGRIGGLAVETLLMAVLGTVLAAIASVPLAFLAARNTTPHPAVQTVARAIITFCRAMPDLLFAVLFVRALGIGVLPGILALAIHSIGMLGKVFADAIEQTDPGPREAVRSTGVGYFREMLNAVVPQVVPSWIATFIYRIDINLRMSVVLGFVGAGGIGFALQDALRGLIYPRALGIACVILAIIAAMELLSIVIRRMLLDSAQSNPARERAARFVLGGALIGVCVAALVVLKINPVSLITWVGPAVEVFARMIPPNFSALGSELLAAAGQTVAIGVVSTAIGVVLSIPVGILAARNVTPHPAVYWGARGWILLVRSVPELILAVVFVAALGLGPVAGTCALAIGSIGFLAKLVADAVEEIDPGPLEAVRSVGGGWWKTLFAAVIPQAMPAMVGSSLYLFDVNVRTSTILGIVGAGGVGYLLFESIRTLNFDVAGAIVIVIFVIVYAIERLSGWIRSQLV, via the coding sequence GTGAGCACCGACCTCACCGAGCGCCCGGCCCCGTCCGCCCCGCCGGTCCCTGAGCGCAGGCCGCTGCCCGGCCTGTTGCACCTGGTCGCGGTCGCCGCTGTGCTGGCGACGATCGTCGCCGCCTGGTCGATCGACTTCGCCCCCGCCACGCTTCTGGACGGGTTCGACGAAGTCGTCGCGCTGCTGGAGCGGATGATCCCGCCGCGACTGGACGATCCGGGGCGCATCGGCGGACTGGCGGTCGAGACCCTGCTGATGGCCGTGCTGGGGACGGTACTCGCGGCGATAGCCTCCGTGCCGCTGGCCTTCCTGGCCGCCCGCAACACCACACCGCATCCGGCCGTACAGACCGTGGCGCGGGCGATCATCACGTTCTGCCGAGCCATGCCGGACCTGCTGTTCGCCGTGCTGTTCGTCCGTGCCCTCGGAATCGGCGTACTCCCGGGCATTCTCGCGCTGGCCATCCATTCCATCGGCATGCTCGGCAAGGTGTTCGCCGATGCCATCGAGCAGACCGACCCGGGCCCACGTGAGGCGGTGCGCAGCACTGGTGTCGGCTATTTCCGCGAGATGCTCAACGCCGTCGTCCCTCAGGTCGTGCCGTCCTGGATCGCCACCTTCATCTACCGCATCGACATCAACCTGCGGATGTCGGTGGTGCTCGGCTTCGTCGGCGCCGGAGGCATCGGCTTCGCATTGCAGGATGCCTTGCGGGGTCTGATCTATCCGCGCGCACTGGGCATCGCCTGCGTCATCCTCGCGATCATCGCCGCCATGGAACTGCTGTCCATCGTCATCCGCCGGATGCTGCTCGATTCCGCGCAATCGAACCCGGCCCGGGAGCGCGCTGCGCGGTTCGTGTTGGGCGGGGCCCTGATCGGGGTCTGCGTGGCGGCGTTGGTGGTACTCAAGATCAATCCGGTGTCCCTGATCACCTGGGTGGGGCCTGCCGTTGAAGTGTTCGCGCGGATGATCCCGCCCAACTTCTCGGCTCTCGGCAGCGAATTGCTCGCCGCCGCAGGTCAAACCGTCGCGATCGGTGTGGTGTCGACGGCCATCGGTGTCGTGCTGTCGATCCCGGTCGGCATCCTGGCCGCCCGCAACGTCACTCCCCATCCCGCGGTCTACTGGGGGGCCCGTGGCTGGATCCTGTTGGTGCGGTCCGTGCCCGAACTGATCCTGGCCGTGGTGTTCGTCGCGGCATTGGGGCTGGGACCGGTCGCCGGCACCTGTGCACTGGCCATCGGATCGATCGGCTTCCTGGCCAAACTGGTCGCCGACGCCGTCGAGGAGATCGATCCCGGACCGCTGGAGGCCGTCCGGTCGGTCGGGGGCGGCTGGTGGAAGACGTTGTTCGCCGCGGTGATTCCGCAAGCCATGCCCGCGATGGTCGGATCCAGCCTGTACCTGTTCGACGTGAACGTGCGAACCTCCACCATCCTGGGCATCGTCGGCGCGGGCGGTGTCGGCTACCTGCTGTTCGAATCGATCCGCACGCTGAACTTCGATGTTGCCGGCGCCATCGTCATCGTCATCTTCGTCATCGTCTACGCCATCGAAAGGTTGTCCGGATGGATCCGATCCCAGCTCGTGTGA
- a CDS encoding zinc-binding dehydrogenase, with the protein MDPIPARVTAAAVWTGSGVDVRTVPIPDLGPGEVLVRVRLATVCGSDLHTVTGRRSAACPSVLGHEAVGDVVAVGAGADIPVGQRIIWSVTVVCGVCNRCRSGLSAKCLSVRKVGHEPFDGDWPLSGSYAAHLVLPRGTTIAVVPETLSDAVAAPAACATATVMATLEAAGELTGRHVLINGAGMLGLTAVAACTAAGADVQVVDRNADRMALVPDFGGRASDGGPVDVAIDYTGSSAAVSAALGRLDIGGTLVLAGSVTPGPALAVDPETVVRQWLTITGVHNYEPRHLHQAVDFLDRTREQYPWEALVVSPVPLKQIASALRSPPSGKLRTAICP; encoded by the coding sequence ATGGATCCGATCCCAGCTCGTGTGACGGCCGCCGCGGTCTGGACGGGCTCCGGCGTCGACGTACGCACGGTGCCGATCCCCGACCTCGGTCCGGGGGAGGTGCTGGTCCGGGTGCGGTTGGCCACGGTCTGCGGCAGCGACCTGCACACCGTCACCGGCCGACGCAGCGCGGCCTGCCCGTCAGTCCTGGGCCATGAGGCCGTCGGCGATGTCGTCGCCGTCGGCGCGGGAGCGGATATCCCAGTCGGCCAACGCATTATCTGGTCGGTGACAGTGGTCTGCGGCGTGTGCAACCGCTGCCGGTCCGGCCTGAGCGCCAAGTGTCTGTCCGTACGCAAGGTGGGCCACGAGCCGTTCGACGGGGACTGGCCGTTGTCCGGTTCCTATGCCGCACACCTGGTTCTGCCTCGCGGAACCACGATCGCCGTTGTCCCCGAGACGCTTTCCGATGCGGTCGCCGCGCCGGCCGCGTGCGCGACGGCGACGGTGATGGCCACCTTGGAAGCCGCCGGTGAACTGACTGGTCGACACGTACTCATCAACGGAGCGGGCATGCTGGGCCTGACCGCGGTCGCGGCGTGCACAGCGGCTGGAGCCGACGTCCAGGTCGTCGACCGCAACGCCGACCGCATGGCGCTGGTGCCGGACTTCGGCGGCCGCGCGTCCGACGGAGGGCCGGTCGATGTCGCCATCGACTACACCGGTTCTTCCGCGGCGGTCAGTGCCGCGCTGGGCCGTCTCGACATCGGCGGCACCCTGGTGCTAGCGGGTTCGGTCACCCCTGGGCCGGCATTGGCGGTTGATCCGGAAACCGTTGTGCGGCAATGGCTGACCATCACCGGCGTCCACAACTACGAGCCCCGGCACCTGCATCAGGCCGTCGACTTCCTCGACCGCACCCGCGAGCAGTATCCGTGGGAAGCACTCGTCGTCTCCCCGGTGCCGCTCAAGCAGATCGCGTCGGCGTTACGCTCTCCGCCTTCGGGCAAGCTCCGGACAGCAATCTGTCCCTAA
- a CDS encoding glycoside hydrolase family 16 protein codes for MDRRSVMFMMGLGVAAAALPGPAGSPPDPAWWHLVPERETIKNPVEWDKPFNMGRYVTDTEHAFQDGKGNLVIRATRGPGTTIQEKYASAKVVGNWRGGIGTTWEARVKLNCLTDGAWPAFWLLNDDPVRGGEVDLVEWYGNRDWPSGSTVHARLDGESFATDPHPIDSGWHTWRMSWTPTGMYFWKDYAPGMEPFFTVPANSLDDWPFNDPGYTLVPVFNIAVGGSGGRDPSGGNYPAEMLVDWIRVFQG; via the coding sequence ATGGATCGTCGCAGTGTGATGTTCATGATGGGTCTGGGGGTGGCAGCGGCTGCATTGCCCGGCCCGGCCGGCTCCCCGCCGGACCCGGCGTGGTGGCACCTGGTGCCCGAGCGCGAGACCATCAAGAATCCGGTCGAGTGGGACAAGCCGTTCAACATGGGCCGCTACGTCACCGATACCGAGCACGCGTTCCAGGACGGCAAGGGCAACCTGGTGATCCGTGCGACGCGCGGCCCGGGCACCACCATCCAGGAGAAGTACGCCAGCGCCAAGGTCGTCGGAAACTGGCGCGGTGGCATCGGCACGACCTGGGAGGCCCGGGTCAAGCTCAACTGCCTGACCGACGGCGCCTGGCCCGCGTTCTGGCTCCTCAACGACGATCCCGTCCGCGGCGGCGAGGTCGACCTGGTGGAGTGGTACGGCAACCGTGACTGGCCCTCAGGCAGCACGGTGCACGCCCGTCTGGACGGTGAATCGTTCGCCACCGACCCGCACCCCATCGACAGCGGGTGGCACACCTGGCGGATGTCGTGGACGCCGACAGGCATGTACTTCTGGAAGGACTATGCCCCCGGCATGGAACCTTTCTTCACGGTTCCGGCGAACTCGTTGGACGACTGGCCTTTCAATGACCCGGGCTACACGCTGGTTCCGGTGTTCAACATCGCCGTCGGTGGCTCGGGCGGCCGCGATCCGAGTGGCGGCAACTACCCGGCCGAGATGCTGGTCGACTGGATCCGCGTCTTCCAGGGCTGA
- a CDS encoding cupin domain-containing protein, translating into MNRIHAVVVGVITACVSAAPAAATPAEGDVVRTDLGKGTTTAPIWVVTAGQPTTLYVQSLLLKPGAGSGWHAHSGPEQSVINEGAVVVQTAADCAPVEYTAGQAVVVPAGVPHRVTNEGTTDADVVVTYTLPADAPVRDDAPALCP; encoded by the coding sequence ATGAACCGCATCCATGCCGTCGTCGTCGGCGTCATCACCGCCTGTGTGTCGGCCGCTCCGGCTGCAGCAACCCCCGCCGAAGGCGACGTGGTGCGCACCGATCTCGGTAAAGGCACCACCACTGCGCCGATCTGGGTGGTCACCGCAGGACAGCCCACCACGTTGTATGTGCAGAGCCTGTTGCTCAAACCCGGAGCCGGCAGCGGTTGGCATGCCCATTCCGGTCCCGAACAGTCGGTGATCAACGAGGGTGCGGTGGTAGTGCAAACCGCGGCCGACTGTGCACCCGTGGAGTACACGGCGGGCCAGGCGGTGGTCGTTCCGGCCGGGGTGCCCCATCGGGTGACCAATGAGGGAACCACCGACGCCGATGTCGTGGTGACCTACACCCTGCCCGCCGACGCCCCGGTGCGTGACGACGCGCCAGCCCTGTGTCCCTAG